The nucleotide sequence GCTGCGTGCACAAGCAGAAGGTTTAAGTGGTTTTGCAATGAAACTTGCCAGCGAGCAGAGTGGAAAAATTCTTCTTGATCTTGAACATCATGCCCAGCGTGAGAACTCCCCAGGCACGGAGTCAGTGATTAAAGCGCGAGCTAATTTTCAGCAGGCGCATTTAACTGTCGAGCAAATTGATGCAATTAATTACCCGCTGACGACACTCTTCAAAACAGCAACTGTACTTTTTGATCGCAAATTTTTGGAAGTCGCAGAATATTTCGAAGGTGCTGTAATAAATGGTACTTATGATCCGGGTCGACACGAGGGGCAATTCCAGATTAATAAATTTACCAAACTGCCCGCCGAAGCAAAAGTTGATTTTAAGCTGGCAGTCGCTGCAAATGCGATTAAGATTCCTGATTTAAAATTAAGCACTAAAGCCGGAGAGATTGCTGCGAAATTTATTTTTCCACTTGATGCTGCAACTCCAGGAGAAGTTCTAGTACGAACAAGTTCCTACCCACTGAACTCACTTGTGAATGACCCACTTGGATATGCGGGAGTATTTGATGTGGGATTGAATTATAATTTTAAGCGTGGCGCAGAACTACTCGGCAATGGCGAGTTCAATTTTACTGCTGATCAAATGAAAATTGCTGGAGTAGAGATTGCTTTTGAACGAAGTATTTCTAGTAAAATACAATCTGGGAAACTGATCTTATCGCCGACTAACATTGTAGTCGATAATCACCCAGTGAAATTAAGCGGCAGCGCTGACTTCGACACTGGACCTTTGTTTAACGTAGTAGGTGAGCTTGATTTATCGACAATCAAAGCGCAAATTCCGCAACTGAGGACTGCCAGCGGGGATATTAAATTCGATTTCAATACTGCCGGAACCTGGCGTGCCCTCAAATTGAACGGCAGCATGTCTTTAACTGATGGAACAATTGTTCTCCCTAGCACTACAGGCGGCATTGAAATTAGTGAAATCAATCTGAACGGCAAGTTTAGCGATGATAATTTATTACTTGAGAACATCAAGGGTTTAGTTGGGGACGGTGCGATTTCTGGTAGCGGAATAGTTAAAGCGGTTACTAACAATACGGCTCGAAAAGTTGAGGTGAAATTAGTTAGTGACGGTATTACGCTGATGCCAATCGTGGGTCTAGAAATGGAAGTTTCAGGGGATCTTCTGCTACGTAAAGACGGAATTACACCGCTTGACCTGAGTGGAAAGATTCAACTTCAACGTAGCAGTTATGTAAATAATTTTGATATTACTACTGTGCTTAAGCGTGCACAGCAGGTTTTGGCTGGAACAGCTGAGTCGCAGCAAGCTGGAATTTCTTCAACTGCTACGTTGAATTTGCAAATTCAAGCTCCAAATAGTCAATATGTAGAGACAAATGTTTTTACAGGGGAACTTGCTGGAGACTTGCTTGCCCAAGGCACATTGAAGTCGCCGAGCCTGAAGGGCGATATTCGTGTGATCGATGGAGCGGTGCGTTTCCAGACAAATGACTTTACAGTTTTACACGGCTTGCTACGTTTCCCGGAGGCTGCGCAAGGCATCAGGCCAACAATTGATTTGGTTAGCGAGGCATTTGTCCGATCGATTAGTGGGGATGAATATCCAGTGCGCTTAATTATTTCAGGTCCCGTGGAAAGGCCTAGTGTGAAAATTAATTCAAGTAGTAATTTAAGCGAACGTGAATTGCTTTCAATGATGTCACTTGGTGGTAGAATCGAAGAGCTGAGCCTATTAAAATCTACAGCAAAAAGTCCACGGTCGAGTGATCATGAAATTATCAGCGCAGATACAGAACTATCTTTCCGTGATCGCTTATCGGCAATTACTGGATTCTCTGAAGTGCAAATTGAAACTGGCACTTCGACAATTACCGGAGAATTTGTGCCAGTGCTGCGCGCAGCGCGACCATTTATTGGAGATACGGAGATTGTTGTGCGTTCGGAGCTTGATGCTGAACGTGCGACAATTGGAACAATTGAATACCCTTTAAATCCAGCTTTGAGTGCTGTTGCTGGCTGGAAAACGCATTCGGTGACTGACCCTTCAAATAACTCAGGATCTGCCAGCATTGGTTTAACTTTTCAAAAAAGATTTCAAGGTACAAGTATTTTCCCGAATCAAGAATGAAGCACTTATTAATCTACATTCTCTTATGCGTTTTATATGCGAACATATGTTCTGCAGAGGATTTGCCAATTCAAAGAATCCGCGAGATTAAAATCGCCAATCAACTAGTGCTTAAACCCGAGGAAATTATTCGATCATCTGGTCTATTTCATAACCAAGACTTTTCTTCGGATCTAATTGAGCCAGCAGAGCGACGCATTCAGGAGCGTCTAGCACGAAGTGCCTATGAAAATTCGAATGTTAAGATTAGTATTCATCGACTCAAGGAATTACCGCTTGTGGATGTAACGATCCAAATTAAGCAAGGATCTCCAACGCTAGTTAGTGCAATTAATACGACCATAGAGTTACCACAGAAAGTAAAAAATTGGCTGAATAAACGCTATTTGAAACGGCCCTTCACTGAACAAAAAAGGCGGCGTATTAATCGTCTCCTTGGAGCGGAGTTTCGCAAAAGCGGCTTTCTTCGGGCGCACTTCACTGTCAGTGAACGTCGCGACCAGGATCAAAATATCATTCTGGATCTTGTAGGCTCAATTGGCAACAAGACCAAAATTGGCTTTACAGGGAATAAATTACTCTCGCGCAGTGAATTACTGAAATTAATCGCAGAACAAACAGAGCGTTCGCGCTTAAGTCGCGGTCTTGTTGATTCAATTGCAGAAACTATTCGCAATAAGTATCAAGAATTAGGGCATTATTTTGTCCGTGTCGACCCAAGAATCGAAGATGATTTTGCTAGTATTAGCTTTCGCATTAGAGAATCACGCTCGGTTAGATTTAAATTTTTGTTAATCTCCGGGAATGATCAGCTTTCAAAGCAAGAAGTAAAAAAAATTATTGGTTGGCGTGAACGCAGTCTACTCACCGGATTTCGCCGCCCGGGGCAAATTTTTACAGAGCAGCAATTACTCGAGTTTGTAGATCTGATTAAGGCAAAGTACTCCGAACTCGGGTTCGAAGAAGCGGTTGTGATCCCAAAAGTAAGCCGCAAGGATCGAGATACCCTAGTATTAGAATTTACGATTAACGAAGGACCGCAAATTACTTATCACGAAATTGAATTTGTATGGAATGAGCATACTTGCCGTAAGTTAGTGGACTGTGTTCCCGCGGAGTATCAGGATGTACTACAAATACTTGAAGCTGCGATTTTAAAAGTAAAAACTGGGCGATTTATTAACCTTGTTATTGAAAGTCAAGATTTAATTCGCACAAGGTTAATACAAGCTGGCTATCCAAGTGTAGCGGTAACTTTTTTACAAAACCCACCAATCGTTAAGTTTATAGTGACCACTGGGCCGAAAATTACGATTGGTAATATTGCTCTCAAACAAAATTTATTTACTAAACCCCATGTGATTCAACGCGAACTGCAATTTCAGTCTGGTGATCTATGGGATGCAATGTTGTTGCAAGAGACAGAACTTAAGCTATATCGCACAGGACTATTTGAAGGCGTGACGCTCGAGCCTGCTGATGGGAAGCTCGATAGTCCTACTGAAGACTTAGTGGTGAGAGTAGCTGAGCGAGACTCTGGTTCAATCTCAACTGGAATTGGGTTTGATACGGAAGATGGTTTGCATCTATTGGGCGAAATAAAACAGCAGAATCTAAATGGCGAGGGCAATACCTTGCTTGCGGCAATTGACGCCTACTTTAAAACTGGTGGAAGTGCATTTGATGCAGGACGAGCTAAGTTATTATTTTCGAACCCGCACATTTTTGATTCCGAGACGGAATTTTACTCAGAAGTATTCGCGCAAACTTCAATCAATCTTTATCAGAATTTCAACTTCCGCCGCTATGGAGCAAATCTGCTTTTTAGAGCGCCAATTGGCGAACGTTGGACTGCAGGAGTCGGTGGCACAACGTTTCTTGAAGATCTCTTCGATCAGGAAGAAGATATCATTATCAGTGAATATGATGATAACACTGTGCAACATGCGCAGCTGCGTCTAGAGGTAGATGGTGTGTACTTAGACGATCGGTTTAACCCGCGTAGTGGCTGGAGATTTCATGCTGATGGAAAGATTGCTAGTTCTACCTTTGGCTCGGATGTTAACTATGCTGGAGGGCAAGTCGCACAAGGGTTCCATCTGCCACTTTCTGATTTATTTACTTTCGCGCAAGGGTTGAAATTAGAAGGTTACACGCCATTTGATAGCACCGATGTTTTGCCGCTAAGCCAACGTCTTTTTCTTGGGGGACGTTCAAGCTTGCGGGGTTTTGCCCGCAATAAAGTTGGTCCGAAAGGATTTGCAGATCATGTTGTGGGTGGTGATTTGGCACTCGTGCTAAATTCTGAGTTAAAATATCAGTTCGCCGATCGTGCCCTATTTGTTTTGTTTTTAGATCTTGGTAAGTCAATTCTAAAAAACCCCGGAGAAATTTTTACAGGTGACCCACTAAGTATTTCGTTTTCAAATTTAAGGTACTCACCTGGAATAGGATGTCGCTATGAGACGCCGATTGGGCCACTGAGTATTGACCTTGGGTTTAACCCTGATCGTG is from bacterium and encodes:
- a CDS encoding translocation/assembly module TamB domain-containing protein translates to MRALWIIILVFLLGGIIAWKGEEYLESRLEAFLRKEFSEGTNCAVDLKNPSISLLPLTAEIQDVSIVCPGETQGEGFFVKKIKAYASLWELSEKIIRLSNLELAGARIKSDRLDSALIRTLEFILNDPPNPQPDRWKLKVNDVYIDTPETPGPHLWVRAGNFRFIWDQVKFHAHIPPGIPPSELRASSNMFAVERVAAKRIALGKFKGFVDVGGGLLRVHEVEVQHGEKADISRVKGTSRILLPGSYDLDFDTNLTGDFFAQFGADIGIDRLRYQAKMSGALEAPIWQGNTVLTFLEKDSQCLPKELGAKLSIGMDGLKLSESQYNREKFDFNFNLSFAEPFGISARLPLGQRQLENCLAGVGQEIRWNNIRALSINGTLSPLLLRAQAEGLSGFAMKLASEQSGKILLDLEHHAQRENSPGTESVIKARANFQQAHLTVEQIDAINYPLTTLFKTATVLFDRKFLEVAEYFEGAVINGTYDPGRHEGQFQINKFTKLPAEAKVDFKLAVAANAIKIPDLKLSTKAGEIAAKFIFPLDAATPGEVLVRTSSYPLNSLVNDPLGYAGVFDVGLNYNFKRGAELLGNGEFNFTADQMKIAGVEIAFERSISSKIQSGKLILSPTNIVVDNHPVKLSGSADFDTGPLFNVVGELDLSTIKAQIPQLRTASGDIKFDFNTAGTWRALKLNGSMSLTDGTIVLPSTTGGIEISEINLNGKFSDDNLLLENIKGLVGDGAISGSGIVKAVTNNTARKVEVKLVSDGITLMPIVGLEMEVSGDLLLRKDGITPLDLSGKIQLQRSSYVNNFDITTVLKRAQQVLAGTAESQQAGISSTATLNLQIQAPNSQYVETNVFTGELAGDLLAQGTLKSPSLKGDIRVIDGAVRFQTNDFTVLHGLLRFPEAAQGIRPTIDLVSEAFVRSISGDEYPVRLIISGPVERPSVKINSSSNLSERELLSMMSLGGRIEELSLLKSTAKSPRSSDHEIISADTELSFRDRLSAITGFSEVQIETGTSTITGEFVPVLRAARPFIGDTEIVVRSELDAERATIGTIEYPLNPALSAVAGWKTHSVTDPSNNSGSASIGLTFQKRFQGTSIFPNQE
- a CDS encoding BamA/TamA family outer membrane protein, whose product is MPIQRIREIKIANQLVLKPEEIIRSSGLFHNQDFSSDLIEPAERRIQERLARSAYENSNVKISIHRLKELPLVDVTIQIKQGSPTLVSAINTTIELPQKVKNWLNKRYLKRPFTEQKRRRINRLLGAEFRKSGFLRAHFTVSERRDQDQNIILDLVGSIGNKTKIGFTGNKLLSRSELLKLIAEQTERSRLSRGLVDSIAETIRNKYQELGHYFVRVDPRIEDDFASISFRIRESRSVRFKFLLISGNDQLSKQEVKKIIGWRERSLLTGFRRPGQIFTEQQLLEFVDLIKAKYSELGFEEAVVIPKVSRKDRDTLVLEFTINEGPQITYHEIEFVWNEHTCRKLVDCVPAEYQDVLQILEAAILKVKTGRFINLVIESQDLIRTRLIQAGYPSVAVTFLQNPPIVKFIVTTGPKITIGNIALKQNLFTKPHVIQRELQFQSGDLWDAMLLQETELKLYRTGLFEGVTLEPADGKLDSPTEDLVVRVAERDSGSISTGIGFDTEDGLHLLGEIKQQNLNGEGNTLLAAIDAYFKTGGSAFDAGRAKLLFSNPHIFDSETEFYSEVFAQTSINLYQNFNFRRYGANLLFRAPIGERWTAGVGGTTFLEDLFDQEEDIIISEYDDNTVQHAQLRLEVDGVYLDDRFNPRSGWRFHADGKIASSTFGSDVNYAGGQVAQGFHLPLSDLFTFAQGLKLEGYTPFDSTDVLPLSQRLFLGGRSSLRGFARNKVGPKGFADHVVGGDLALVLNSELKYQFADRALFVLFLDLGKSILKNPGEIFTGDPLSISFSNLRYSPGIGCRYETPIGPLSIDLGFNPDREAGEQRFRVYLSIGNIF